The nucleotide window GGCGCTGAGAGGGTCAGCGATGACGCTAAGGCCAGGCTAGCCTACTATCTTGAGAAGTTCGCTTACGAGGTAGGCAAGTACGCTGTTGACTTGGCCAGACACGCCAAGAGGAAGACCGTCACCGACAGAGACATCGAGCTGGCTGTAGAGGCCATCTGGAAGAAGTAAGCCGGCCTCCCTAACCCTCTTTTCTTTTGACTCGATTATACGGCCTCACCGG belongs to Thermoproteota archaeon and includes:
- a CDS encoding histone family protein, with protein sequence MPQKPAKHLPLAPVYRIIKEAGAERVSDDAKARLAYYLEKFAYEVGKYAVDLARHAKRKTVTDRDIELAVEAIWKK